A stretch of Geobacter sp. DNA encodes these proteins:
- the kdpA gene encoding potassium-transporting ATPase subunit KdpA, with protein sequence MPVYADLIQSFVLLALLVVLARPMGGFMKKVYQGEPTLLTPLIGPCERLFYRLCGVDPDDEMTWQRYARSMVLFNLVLGVTLFAMLLLQHLLPLNPQRMPGFTWQLAFNTAVSFVTNTNWQAYSGEQAASYFTQMAGLTVHNFVSAATGMAVAIALIRGFARRKTTVIGNYWVDMTRGTLYILLPFSLIAALFLVSQGVIQNFGAYRNVPLVQPASLEKPKSDGNGNPLRDAAGRPVMETVTVKDALIPMGPVASQEAIKELGTNGGGFFNANSAHPFENPTPLTNFVEILLILLIPAGLTVTFGLMVGNIAQGRALFGVMLFLLVLSFGLLYWTETTGTPLVSVLGVQGGNMEGKEVRFGVSGSALFSVATTATSCGAVNAMHDSLTPLGGMIPLGLILLGEIVFGGVGSGLYTMLAFAVIAVFVSGLMIGRTPEYLGKKIEVREMWMSILTILTAGVTVLVMSGIAMVTPSAVSSMANPGAHGLTEVLYAFASMANNNGSAFAGLNASTGFYTILGSLAMLLGRYVPAISILAMAGSLAEKKYVPPSLGTLPTDKVPFALWLTLVIMIVGALTFFPALALGPIVEHLTMVG encoded by the coding sequence ATGCCAGTCTATGCTGATCTCATCCAGTCCTTCGTTTTGCTGGCGTTGCTTGTTGTGCTTGCCCGGCCCATGGGCGGATTCATGAAGAAGGTCTACCAGGGAGAGCCGACTCTTCTGACTCCCCTGATCGGCCCCTGCGAACGCCTCTTCTATCGACTCTGCGGGGTCGATCCGGACGATGAGATGACCTGGCAACGGTATGCCCGGTCCATGGTTCTGTTCAACCTGGTACTCGGCGTAACACTCTTTGCCATGCTGCTGTTACAGCACCTGTTGCCGCTCAATCCGCAGCGGATGCCCGGCTTCACCTGGCAGCTGGCGTTCAACACGGCTGTCAGCTTCGTCACCAACACCAACTGGCAGGCATACAGCGGTGAGCAGGCTGCCAGCTATTTTACCCAGATGGCCGGTCTCACTGTCCACAACTTCGTCTCTGCAGCCACCGGCATGGCGGTCGCCATTGCCCTGATCCGCGGCTTCGCACGGCGCAAAACCACGGTCATCGGCAACTACTGGGTGGATATGACGCGCGGCACTCTGTATATCCTGCTCCCTTTTTCACTCATAGCCGCATTGTTCCTGGTTTCACAGGGGGTGATCCAGAATTTCGGCGCCTACCGGAACGTGCCGCTGGTTCAGCCCGCAAGCCTTGAAAAACCGAAGTCGGATGGAAATGGCAACCCGCTCAGGGATGCAGCCGGCAGGCCGGTCATGGAAACCGTGACAGTCAAGGATGCCCTGATTCCCATGGGGCCGGTGGCATCCCAGGAGGCGATCAAGGAGCTGGGAACCAATGGCGGCGGCTTTTTCAACGCCAATTCGGCCCACCCCTTCGAGAATCCGACACCGCTCACCAATTTCGTGGAGATACTCCTGATCCTGTTGATTCCGGCCGGACTCACGGTTACCTTCGGCCTGATGGTCGGGAACATCGCCCAGGGACGGGCGCTCTTCGGGGTCATGCTCTTCCTGCTGGTTCTCTCATTCGGACTTCTGTACTGGACTGAAACGACCGGTACCCCGCTAGTCTCCGTTCTTGGAGTCCAGGGTGGAAACATGGAAGGGAAGGAGGTCCGTTTCGGGGTCTCAGGCAGCGCCCTGTTTAGCGTTGCCACCACCGCCACCTCCTGCGGCGCGGTGAACGCCATGCACGATTCCCTCACCCCGCTTGGAGGCATGATCCCCCTGGGCCTGATCCTTCTGGGGGAGATCGTCTTCGGCGGCGTTGGTTCCGGGCTCTATACCATGCTTGCTTTTGCCGTGATAGCGGTCTTCGTCTCCGGCCTGATGATCGGACGCACCCCGGAGTACTTGGGGAAAAAGATCGAGGTGCGGGAAATGTGGATGTCGATACTGACGATCCTGACGGCCGGGGTTACAGTGCTGGTCATGTCGGGCATTGCCATGGTCACCCCCTCTGCTGTTTCTTCCATGGCCAATCCTGGAGCTCATGGCCTCACGGAGGTGCTCTATGCCTTTGCCTCGATGGCAAACAACAACGGCAGCGCCTTTGCCGGCCTCAACGCCAGCACCGGTTTCTATACCATCCTCGGCTCCCTGGCCATGCTGCTGGGTCGTTATGTCCCGGCCATTTCCATCCTGGCCATGGCCGGGTCGCTGGCGGAAAAGAAGTATGTCCCGCCGAGCCTCGGGACCCTGCCGACCGACAAGGTCCCCTTTGCCCTCTGGCTGACCCTGGTTATCATGATCGTCGGGGCGCTGACCTTTTTCCCGGCCTTGGCACTAGGGCCGATTGTCGAGCACCTGACCATGGTCGGGTAG